A window from Agrobacterium tumefaciens encodes these proteins:
- a CDS encoding class I fructose-bisphosphate aldolase yields MRISKKARMNRLFRDGGCLDVAIDHGVCNEPSFLVGLEDMAQTVEKLVEARPDAIQMTYGQADLLQQRPERDKPALVMRIDMGNPYNSTRHRTMWSQLQNYHDPIIGALEMDAACVVVNLFMLPDEPELFRQCVENISRVRADCHRFGMPLMIEPLVMLPNDVRGGYQVDGDAEKIVTLVRLASEMGADIIKADPTSNPEDFHRVIEAARCPVLVRGGGREDLRNVLTKSAALMAEGANGMVYGRNIYQHDNPKAVVAALMAIIHQGASGEEAWDIYNRG; encoded by the coding sequence ATGCGGATTTCGAAAAAGGCGCGCATGAACCGGCTGTTCCGCGATGGCGGTTGCCTTGACGTGGCCATCGATCACGGTGTTTGCAACGAACCGAGCTTTCTCGTCGGGCTGGAGGATATGGCGCAGACGGTCGAGAAGCTGGTGGAAGCGCGTCCCGATGCCATCCAGATGACCTATGGGCAGGCGGATCTGCTACAACAGAGACCGGAGCGCGACAAGCCGGCCCTCGTCATGCGCATCGATATGGGCAATCCCTATAATTCCACCCGCCACAGAACCATGTGGTCGCAGCTGCAGAATTATCATGATCCGATCATCGGTGCGTTGGAGATGGATGCGGCCTGTGTCGTCGTCAATCTGTTCATGCTGCCGGATGAGCCGGAGCTGTTTCGCCAATGCGTCGAGAATATCAGCCGGGTGCGGGCCGATTGCCATCGTTTCGGCATGCCGCTGATGATCGAGCCACTGGTGATGCTGCCCAACGACGTGCGCGGCGGATATCAGGTTGATGGCGACGCCGAGAAGATCGTCACGCTCGTACGTCTTGCCTCGGAAATGGGAGCCGATATCATCAAGGCCGATCCCACCAGCAACCCGGAGGATTTCCACAGGGTGATCGAGGCGGCGCGCTGCCCGGTGCTGGTGCGGGGCGGGGGGCGTGAGGACCTGCGCAATGTGCTGACAAAATCGGCGGCCTTGATGGCGGAGGGCGCGAACGGGATGGTCTATGGCCGCAACATCTATCAGCATGACAACCCCAAGGCCGTGGTGGCGGCCTTGATGGCCATCATCCATCAGGGTGCGAGCGGTGAGGAAGCATGGGACATCTATAATCGTGGCTGA